The following proteins come from a genomic window of Microbacterium sulfonylureivorans:
- a CDS encoding amidase — translation MIDVVEAGIAALRDALESGEATSVELVRAYLARIEAYDGPATETALNAVVVANPDALAEAEASDARRATGRPLGPLDGIPYTAKDSYLVRGLTAAAGSPAFAGLVAQRDAFTIERLRDGGAICLGLTNMPPMANGGMQRGLYGRAESPYNPAFLTAPFASGSSNGSGTATAASFAAFGLGEETWSSGRGPASNNALCAYTPSRGVISVRGNWPLVPTMDVVVPHTRTMADLLEVLDVVVADDPDTRGDFWRAQPWVPLPAASAVRPASYRSIGREAAEAPDGVLDGLRIGIPRMYINADPEAGTADSPGIGGPTGRRIETRGSVIALWDAARRDLEAHGAVVVEVDFPAVSNYEGDRPGAPTIATRGYVSPAYLRREIVDLSAWAWDDFLAANGDPALSTLTAVDGSTIFPHPEGALPDRYTGFDDDIAEYPDHVREHPVDAFTDIPELAAGVEGLERTRRVDLEDWMDALRLDAVAFPAVADVGPADMDVNPASADRGWRNGVWIANGNLAMRHLGIPSVTAPMGVMDDIGMPVGLTFAGRAYSDTALLSIAAAFEATGTRRTPPPRTPRLA, via the coding sequence ATGATCGACGTCGTGGAGGCCGGCATCGCCGCGCTGCGCGACGCACTCGAGAGCGGCGAGGCGACGAGCGTCGAGCTCGTCCGTGCCTACCTGGCCCGGATCGAGGCGTACGACGGCCCGGCGACGGAGACCGCGCTCAACGCCGTCGTGGTGGCCAATCCCGACGCGCTCGCGGAGGCCGAGGCATCCGATGCCCGTCGCGCCACCGGCCGCCCGCTCGGCCCGCTCGACGGCATCCCTTATACGGCGAAGGACAGCTACCTCGTGCGCGGGCTGACCGCCGCCGCCGGCAGCCCCGCGTTCGCCGGTCTCGTCGCGCAGCGCGACGCCTTCACGATCGAGCGACTGCGCGACGGCGGCGCGATCTGCCTCGGTCTCACGAACATGCCGCCGATGGCCAACGGCGGCATGCAGCGCGGACTCTACGGCCGCGCCGAGAGCCCCTACAATCCCGCGTTCCTGACCGCGCCGTTCGCCTCGGGCTCCTCGAACGGGTCGGGCACCGCGACGGCAGCGAGCTTCGCCGCGTTCGGGCTCGGCGAGGAGACCTGGTCGAGCGGCCGCGGGCCGGCGTCGAACAACGCCCTGTGCGCGTACACGCCCTCGCGCGGCGTGATCTCGGTACGGGGCAATTGGCCGCTCGTCCCGACGATGGACGTCGTCGTGCCGCACACACGCACGATGGCGGACCTCCTCGAGGTGCTCGACGTCGTCGTCGCCGACGACCCGGACACCCGCGGCGACTTCTGGCGGGCGCAGCCGTGGGTCCCGCTTCCCGCCGCGTCGGCGGTGCGGCCCGCGTCGTACCGGTCGATCGGACGTGAGGCCGCCGAGGCGCCCGACGGCGTGCTCGACGGCCTCCGCATCGGCATCCCCCGCATGTACATCAACGCCGATCCCGAGGCCGGCACCGCGGACTCCCCCGGCATCGGCGGCCCGACGGGCAGGCGCATCGAGACCCGCGGATCGGTGATCGCGCTGTGGGATGCCGCGCGCCGCGACCTCGAGGCGCACGGCGCCGTCGTGGTCGAGGTCGACTTCCCCGCGGTGTCGAACTACGAGGGCGACCGGCCGGGGGCGCCGACCATCGCCACGCGCGGGTACGTCTCGCCCGCGTACCTCCGGCGCGAGATCGTCGACCTGTCGGCGTGGGCGTGGGACGACTTCCTCGCGGCGAACGGCGACCCGGCGCTGTCGACCCTGACGGCGGTGGACGGCTCGACGATCTTCCCGCATCCGGAAGGCGCGCTGCCCGACCGCTACACGGGGTTCGACGACGACATCGCCGAGTACCCCGACCATGTGCGCGAGCACCCCGTCGACGCGTTCACCGACATCCCGGAGCTCGCAGCCGGGGTGGAGGGGCTCGAGCGCACGCGCCGCGTCGACCTCGAGGACTGGATGGATGCGCTGCGGCTCGACGCCGTCGCGTTCCCCGCCGTCGCGGACGTCGGCCCGGCCGACATGGACGTGAACCCGGCATCCGCCGACCGCGGCTGGCGCAACGGCGTGTGGATCGCCAACGGCAACCTCGCGATGCGGCACCTCGGCATCCCGTCGGTCACGGCGCCGATGGGCGTGATGGACGACATCGGGATGCCCGTCGGCCTCACCTTCGCCGGCCGGGCGTACTCCGACACCGCGCTGCTGTCGATCGCGGCGGCGTTCGAGGCGACCGGGACTCGCCGGACGCCGCCTCCGCGCACACCTCGGCTGGCCTGA
- a CDS encoding PadR family transcriptional regulator, producing MGSQMTEMLKGTLEGIVLATLAGSPAYGYEITARLRDQGFSDLVEGTVYALLVRIEQKGFVDVEKVPSEKGPPRKVYSLNEQGREQLEEFWRTWSFLADRIEKLHEGEK from the coding sequence ATGGGCAGTCAGATGACGGAGATGCTCAAGGGCACGCTCGAGGGCATCGTCCTTGCGACTCTGGCCGGGAGCCCCGCGTACGGATACGAGATCACCGCGCGGCTCCGTGACCAGGGATTCTCGGATCTCGTCGAAGGAACCGTGTACGCCCTGCTCGTGCGAATCGAGCAGAAGGGGTTCGTCGACGTCGAGAAGGTCCCTTCCGAGAAGGGCCCCCCGCGCAAGGTGTACTCGCTCAACGAGCAAGGGCGCGAACAGCTCGAAGAGTTCTGGAGGACGTGGAGCTTCCTCGCAGACCGTATCGAAAAGCTCCACGAAGGAGAGAAGTGA
- a CDS encoding DUF1048 domain-containing protein, with product MAAKWIEALTGSLEQKKQYKQNKARMEALPEPYGSAAKAFERYFMYYGGIVDGDTLVTMLGDFADLLERASLDGTPIREIVGDDPVEFAETFAQAYTGRQWIDKERTRLTKAIEDAERGEAK from the coding sequence ATGGCCGCAAAGTGGATCGAAGCCCTCACCGGGTCGCTCGAGCAGAAGAAGCAGTACAAGCAGAACAAGGCCCGCATGGAGGCACTGCCCGAGCCGTACGGCTCGGCGGCGAAGGCGTTCGAGCGCTACTTCATGTACTACGGCGGCATCGTGGACGGCGACACGCTCGTCACGATGCTCGGCGACTTCGCCGACCTGCTCGAGCGCGCATCGCTCGACGGAACGCCCATCCGCGAGATCGTCGGCGACGACCCCGTGGAGTTCGCCGAGACGTTCGCTCAGGCGTACACCGGCAGGCAGTGGATCGACAAGGAGCGCACCCGCCTCACGAAGGCGATCGAGGACGCAGAGCGAGGAGAAGCGAAATGA
- a CDS encoding ABC transporter ATP-binding protein produces MTTDAAIRVQGLEKAFKDLQVLKGVDFDVARGSIFALLGSNGAGKTTVVRILSTLLKADGGSADVHGFDVAAQPSDVRQSISLTGQFAAVDEILTGRENLVLVAKLRHLKDAGKIADGLLARFSLTDAGGRRAATYSGGMRRRLDIAMSLIGNPPVIFLDEPTTGLDPQARIEVWSAVKELAQNGTTVLLTTQYLDEAEQLADRIAILHQGRIIANGTLAELKQLLPAAKVEYVEKQPTLEEVFLAIVGDDGQSAAAVDSPATTDK; encoded by the coding sequence ATGACCACGGATGCCGCAATCCGCGTGCAGGGTCTCGAGAAGGCGTTCAAGGACCTGCAGGTGCTGAAGGGCGTCGACTTCGATGTCGCCCGCGGAAGCATCTTCGCCCTGCTCGGCTCGAACGGCGCCGGCAAGACCACGGTCGTCCGGATCCTGTCGACGCTGCTCAAGGCCGACGGCGGCTCCGCCGACGTGCACGGCTTCGACGTCGCCGCACAGCCGTCGGACGTCCGCCAGTCCATCAGCCTGACGGGCCAGTTCGCGGCCGTCGATGAGATCCTGACCGGTCGTGAGAACCTCGTGCTGGTCGCGAAGCTCCGCCACCTCAAGGATGCCGGCAAGATCGCCGACGGACTGCTGGCGCGCTTCTCGCTCACCGACGCGGGCGGCCGAAGGGCCGCGACCTACTCGGGCGGCATGCGCCGTCGCCTCGACATCGCCATGAGCCTCATCGGCAACCCGCCGGTGATCTTCCTCGACGAGCCGACCACGGGCCTCGACCCGCAGGCGCGCATCGAGGTCTGGAGCGCCGTCAAGGAGCTCGCTCAGAACGGCACCACGGTGCTGCTCACCACGCAGTACCTCGATGAGGCGGAGCAGCTGGCCGACCGCATCGCGATCCTCCACCAGGGACGGATCATCGCCAACGGCACGCTCGCCGAGCTGAAGCAGCTCCTGCCCGCGGCCAAGGTCGAGTACGTCGAGAAGCAGCCGACCCTCGAGGAGGTCTTCCTCGCGATCGTCGGCGACGACGGTCAGAGCGCCGCCGCCGTCGACTCCCCCGCCACCACGGACAAGTAA
- a CDS encoding ABC transporter permease — translation MSTHFLGDTAVLTGRSLRHILRSPDTIITTAVTPVAIMILFVFVFGGAIDTGSYSYIDYMLPGILLITIASGIAYTAYRLFMDMQGGIFERFQSMPIARSSSLWAHVLTSLVANMISLVIVIGVAFAMGFRTGASLGAWLAVAGILILFTLALTWLAVVAGLSAKTVDGASAFSYPLIFLPFISSAFVPTDTMPAPVAWFAENQPVTPIVNTIRDLFAQQPVGNDIWIALAWCVGILVVAYFWAMAIYRRKVS, via the coding sequence ATGAGCACTCATTTCCTCGGCGACACCGCCGTCCTGACCGGACGATCGCTGCGCCACATCCTCCGCAGTCCCGACACGATCATCACCACGGCGGTCACCCCGGTCGCCATCATGATCCTGTTCGTGTTCGTGTTCGGCGGTGCCATCGACACCGGCTCCTACTCGTACATCGACTACATGCTCCCCGGCATCCTGCTGATCACGATCGCCTCCGGCATCGCCTACACGGCATACCGGCTGTTCATGGACATGCAGGGCGGCATCTTCGAGCGCTTCCAGTCGATGCCGATCGCACGGTCGAGCTCGCTGTGGGCGCACGTGCTGACCTCGCTGGTCGCCAACATGATCTCGCTCGTGATCGTGATCGGCGTCGCCTTCGCGATGGGCTTCCGCACCGGGGCGAGTCTCGGCGCATGGCTCGCAGTGGCCGGCATCCTGATCCTGTTCACCCTGGCCCTGACCTGGCTCGCCGTGGTCGCGGGGCTCTCGGCGAAGACGGTCGACGGAGCGAGCGCGTTCTCGTACCCGCTGATCTTCCTTCCCTTCATCAGCTCGGCGTTCGTGCCCACCGACACGATGCCGGCGCCGGTGGCGTGGTTCGCCGAGAACCAGCCGGTCACGCCGATCGTCAACACGATCCGCGACCTGTTCGCGCAGCAGCCCGTCGGCAACGACATCTGGATCGCTCTCGCCTGGTGCGTCGGCATCCTGGTGGTCGCGTACTTCTGGGCGATGGCCATCTACCGCCGCAAGGTCAGCTGA
- a CDS encoding ABC transporter ATP-binding protein, whose amino-acid sequence MSAPDMLTEEERLELEMAEQARLSADDWSSVAPGKAANFGKSFARLVGLLKPHAVAFILVSILGAIGVVLAVIAPKVLGEATNIIFEGVISSSLADQFPAGTPQEVVVESLRAAGQTDYANMVSAMRDFTVGAGVDFDALRMVIVAVLAIYVVSALLTWAQGYVINVIMVRTMWRLRESVEAKINRLPLSYFDKVQRGELISRVTNDIDNITQTMQQSLSTVVTSVLTVIGVLFMMFTISWQLALVALVSLPLMAVIFGVIGPRSQKAFGIQWRKVGRLNARVEESFSGHALVKVFGREADSAEKFAIENEELYEAAFKAQFLSGIIMPGMMFIGNLTYVGIAVLGGIMVANGQLRLGDVQAFIQYSQQFTQPLSELGGMAAVVQSGTASAERVFELLDADEQEPDDEEAPALADGHGVIEFKGVKFSYTPDRPLITDLSFRVEPGQTVAIVGPTGAGKTTLVNLIMRFYELNGGQILLDGQDIAELTRDDVRSRTGMVLQDPWLFAGTIRDNIRYGRESATDEEIVEAAKATRVDRFVHSLPDGYDTVLDEDASNVSAGEKQLITIARAFVAQPSVLILDEATSSVDTRTELLLQHAMAALREGRTSFVIAHRLSTIRDADLILVMEHGDIVEKGSHDELIAEQGAYWRLYQSQFEQAAADLDAEAALLAQGTGAAGATPADGEAGAEAGAEADVDSADAASRQP is encoded by the coding sequence ATGAGCGCGCCCGACATGCTGACCGAGGAGGAGCGCCTCGAGCTCGAGATGGCCGAGCAGGCCCGACTGAGCGCCGACGACTGGAGCAGCGTTGCGCCCGGAAAGGCGGCGAACTTCGGCAAGAGCTTCGCGCGCCTGGTCGGGCTGCTCAAGCCGCACGCCGTCGCCTTCATCCTTGTCTCGATCCTCGGAGCGATCGGCGTCGTGCTCGCCGTCATCGCCCCGAAGGTCCTGGGCGAGGCGACCAACATCATCTTCGAGGGCGTGATCTCGTCGAGTCTCGCCGACCAGTTCCCCGCCGGCACCCCGCAGGAGGTCGTCGTCGAGAGCCTCCGCGCCGCCGGTCAGACGGACTACGCCAACATGGTCTCGGCCATGCGCGACTTCACCGTCGGCGCGGGCGTGGACTTCGACGCGCTCCGCATGGTGATCGTCGCGGTGCTCGCGATCTACGTCGTCTCGGCGCTGCTGACCTGGGCACAGGGCTACGTCATCAACGTGATCATGGTGCGCACCATGTGGCGCCTTCGCGAGTCGGTCGAGGCGAAGATCAACCGCCTGCCGCTGTCGTACTTCGACAAGGTGCAGCGCGGTGAGCTCATCTCGCGGGTGACGAACGACATCGACAACATCACGCAGACCATGCAGCAGTCGCTGTCCACCGTCGTGACCTCGGTGCTCACGGTCATCGGCGTGCTCTTCATGATGTTCACGATCTCGTGGCAGCTCGCGCTGGTCGCGCTCGTGTCCCTCCCGCTGATGGCGGTCATCTTCGGCGTGATCGGGCCGCGCTCGCAGAAGGCGTTCGGCATCCAGTGGCGCAAGGTCGGCCGCCTCAACGCCCGCGTCGAGGAGTCCTTCTCCGGGCACGCGCTGGTGAAGGTGTTCGGCCGCGAGGCCGACTCCGCCGAGAAGTTCGCGATCGAGAACGAAGAGCTCTATGAGGCCGCGTTCAAGGCGCAGTTCCTGTCGGGCATCATCATGCCGGGCATGATGTTCATCGGAAACCTGACCTACGTCGGCATCGCCGTCCTGGGCGGCATCATGGTGGCCAACGGACAGCTCCGACTGGGCGACGTCCAGGCGTTCATCCAGTACTCGCAGCAGTTCACGCAGCCCCTGTCCGAGCTCGGCGGCATGGCCGCGGTCGTCCAGTCGGGAACCGCATCGGCAGAGCGGGTGTTCGAGCTGCTCGACGCCGACGAGCAGGAGCCCGACGACGAGGAGGCCCCCGCGCTCGCCGACGGCCACGGCGTCATCGAGTTCAAGGGCGTGAAGTTCTCGTACACGCCCGACCGTCCGCTCATCACCGACCTGTCGTTCCGCGTCGAACCCGGGCAGACAGTCGCGATCGTCGGGCCGACCGGTGCGGGCAAGACGACGCTGGTGAACCTCATCATGCGGTTCTACGAGCTCAACGGCGGGCAGATCCTGCTCGACGGGCAGGACATCGCCGAGCTCACCCGCGACGACGTGCGTTCGCGCACCGGCATGGTGCTGCAGGATCCGTGGCTGTTCGCGGGCACGATCCGCGACAACATCCGCTACGGACGCGAGTCGGCGACCGACGAGGAGATCGTCGAGGCCGCGAAGGCGACCCGAGTGGACCGTTTCGTCCACTCGCTGCCGGACGGCTACGACACGGTCCTCGACGAGGACGCCTCGAACGTCTCGGCGGGCGAGAAGCAGCTCATCACGATCGCGCGCGCGTTCGTGGCGCAGCCGTCGGTGCTCATCCTCGACGAGGCCACGTCCTCGGTCGACACGCGCACCGAGCTGCTGCTGCAGCACGCCATGGCCGCGCTGCGCGAGGGGCGCACCTCGTTCGTGATCGCGCACCGCCTGTCGACGATCCGCGATGCCGACCTCATCCTCGTGATGGAGCACGGCGACATCGTGGAGAAGGGCTCGCACGACGAGCTCATCGCCGAGCAGGGCGCGTACTGGCGGCTGTACCAGTCGCAGTTCGAGCAGGCCGCCGCCGACCTCGACGCCGAAGCAGCGCTCCTCGCGCAGGGCACCGGCGCAGCCGGCGCGACGCCGGCCGACGGCGAGGCCGGCGCCGAGGCCGGCGCCGAGGCCGATGTCGACTCGGCCGACGCCGCTTCGCGTCAGCCCTAG
- a CDS encoding ABC transporter ATP-binding protein: MLGKLLIRYLKEYRWLLLGVLVFQFASVMASLTLPQLNADIIDNGVATGDTAYIWSTGAFMLAISLGQITASIIATYFAARAAMAAGRDIRRDVYGKVSGFSEREVSKFGPGSLITRNTNDVQQVQMLAMMGATMLVTAPLLAVGGIIKALQQDVGLSWLIAVSVPLLLVIVALIISRMVPLFRSFQTKLDAVNRIMREQLTGVRVVRAFVREDIEEERFRGANTDIMVVGRKVGSLFVLMFPLAMLILNVTVVGVIWFGGIQVDAGTVEIGTIFAFMQYIGQILMGVLMATFMTIMIPRAAVSAERISEVLASESTLTRAENPVSDFSASGSVRFSDVEFTYPGAESPVLQGISFEAARGETVAIVGSTGAGKTTLVSLIPRLFDVTGGSVQVGGVDVREADLDHLWKGIGLVPQRPFLFTGTVASNLRFGREEATDDELWHALEIAQGRDFVEEMDGQLNARIAQGGTNVSGGQRQRLAIARAIVHQPDVLVFDDSFSALDLTTDARLRQALWRELPDVTKIVVAQRVSTITEADRIVVLEDGQMVGVGTHEELLSTSPTYREIVDSQLGVEA; the protein is encoded by the coding sequence GTGCTCGGAAAACTCCTCATCCGCTATCTGAAGGAGTATCGCTGGCTGCTGCTCGGCGTGCTCGTCTTCCAATTCGCCTCGGTGATGGCCTCGCTGACTCTGCCTCAGCTGAACGCCGACATCATCGACAACGGCGTCGCAACCGGCGACACCGCCTACATCTGGTCGACCGGCGCGTTCATGCTGGCGATCTCGCTCGGCCAGATCACGGCGTCGATCATCGCCACCTACTTCGCGGCCCGCGCCGCCATGGCTGCCGGCCGCGACATCCGCCGTGATGTGTACGGCAAGGTGAGCGGCTTCTCCGAGCGCGAGGTGTCGAAGTTCGGCCCCGGCTCGCTCATCACCCGCAACACCAACGACGTGCAGCAGGTGCAGATGCTCGCGATGATGGGCGCCACGATGCTCGTCACCGCGCCGCTGCTCGCCGTCGGCGGCATCATCAAGGCGCTGCAGCAGGACGTCGGGCTCAGTTGGCTCATCGCGGTCTCGGTGCCCCTGCTGCTCGTCATCGTCGCGCTCATCATCAGCCGTATGGTGCCGCTGTTCCGCTCGTTCCAGACGAAGCTCGACGCCGTGAACCGCATCATGCGCGAGCAGCTCACCGGCGTCCGGGTGGTTCGCGCCTTCGTGCGCGAAGACATCGAGGAGGAGCGCTTCCGCGGCGCCAACACCGACATCATGGTCGTCGGCCGCAAAGTCGGTTCGCTGTTCGTGCTGATGTTCCCGCTCGCCATGCTCATTCTGAACGTCACCGTGGTGGGCGTGATCTGGTTCGGAGGCATTCAGGTGGATGCCGGAACCGTCGAGATCGGCACCATCTTCGCCTTCATGCAGTACATCGGTCAGATCCTGATGGGCGTGCTCATGGCCACGTTCATGACGATCATGATCCCGCGTGCGGCCGTGTCGGCCGAGCGCATCAGCGAGGTCCTCGCGAGCGAGTCGACGCTCACCCGCGCCGAGAACCCGGTGAGCGACTTCTCGGCCTCCGGCTCGGTGCGCTTCTCGGACGTGGAGTTCACCTACCCGGGAGCCGAGTCGCCGGTGCTGCAGGGCATCAGCTTCGAAGCGGCGCGCGGCGAGACCGTCGCGATCGTCGGATCGACCGGCGCCGGCAAGACGACGCTCGTCTCGCTCATCCCGCGCCTGTTCGACGTGACCGGAGGATCCGTGCAGGTCGGCGGCGTCGATGTCCGCGAGGCGGACCTCGACCACCTGTGGAAGGGCATCGGCCTCGTGCCGCAGCGCCCCTTCCTCTTCACCGGCACCGTCGCCTCCAACCTCCGCTTCGGGCGTGAGGAGGCGACGGACGACGAGCTGTGGCACGCCCTCGAGATCGCCCAGGGTCGCGATTTCGTCGAGGAGATGGACGGCCAGCTGAACGCGCGCATCGCGCAGGGCGGCACCAACGTCTCGGGCGGCCAGCGCCAGCGGCTCGCCATCGCGCGGGCGATCGTGCACCAGCCCGACGTGCTCGTCTTCGACGACTCGTTCTCCGCCCTCGATCTGACGACCGACGCCCGGCTCCGGCAGGCGCTGTGGCGCGAGCTGCCCGACGTCACCAAGATCGTCGTCGCCCAGCGCGTCTCGACCATCACCGAGGCCGACCGCATCGTCGTCCTGGAAGACGGTCAGATGGTGGGCGTCGGAACCCATGAGGAACTCTTGAGCACCAGTCCGACCTATAGAGAGATCGTCGACTCGCAGCTGGGGGTGGAGGCATGA
- a CDS encoding phosphotransferase family protein, which yields MDAVEVVVAHSQRATLRVGDVFLKVDGDPAHADVEIRAMAMAPVPTPEILWREPPVLAIAAARGTALGVLGEPSPASPRAWAAVGAAVRQLHETPAPPWPGPRLDDIAAELDGECAWLLADAVLPAEVVRRNREIAQAALRPWTPVFIHGDLQITHVFIDGDEVTGIIDWSEAAPGDAMFDLATLTLGHEEHVDDLLAGYGPGADRDVIRAWWSLRSLIASRWLIEHGFDPDAPGCEFDVLRSRMLDP from the coding sequence ATGGACGCTGTCGAGGTCGTCGTCGCCCACAGCCAGCGCGCGACGCTGCGGGTGGGCGATGTGTTCCTGAAAGTCGACGGCGACCCGGCGCACGCCGACGTCGAGATCCGGGCGATGGCCATGGCGCCCGTTCCGACCCCGGAGATCCTGTGGCGCGAGCCGCCGGTGCTCGCGATCGCCGCCGCGCGCGGCACGGCCCTCGGCGTCCTCGGCGAGCCGTCCCCCGCGTCGCCGAGGGCGTGGGCGGCGGTGGGCGCCGCGGTCCGGCAGCTGCACGAGACGCCGGCGCCGCCCTGGCCGGGACCCCGGCTCGACGACATCGCGGCGGAGCTCGACGGCGAGTGCGCGTGGCTGCTCGCCGACGCCGTCCTGCCCGCCGAGGTGGTGCGCCGCAACCGCGAGATCGCGCAGGCCGCGCTCCGGCCGTGGACACCGGTGTTCATCCACGGCGACCTGCAGATCACCCACGTCTTCATCGACGGCGACGAGGTCACCGGCATCATCGACTGGTCCGAGGCCGCCCCCGGCGACGCCATGTTCGACCTCGCCACGCTGACACTCGGGCACGAGGAGCATGTGGACGATCTGCTCGCCGGCTACGGGCCAGGCGCAGACCGGGATGTGATCCGGGCCTGGTGGTCGCTGCGCAGCCTGATCGCGTCGCGCTGGCTGATCGAGCACGGCTTCGATCCGGACGCGCCGGGATGCGAGTTCGACGTTCTCAGATCCCGGATGCTCGACCCCTAG
- a CDS encoding MmcQ/YjbR family DNA-binding protein yields MATVLDVRALGSELERSYEVYVRGRLKFRVGQLVYVAFSRDETAMEFAFPREERAALVGGSPAKFRMPDDSDLRFNWVRADLSSLDPSEARELVVDAWRMVVPRKVSRAYDLMHPDGPG; encoded by the coding sequence ATGGCGACGGTCTTGGACGTTCGCGCGCTGGGTTCCGAGCTGGAGCGATCGTACGAGGTGTACGTGCGCGGCCGCCTGAAGTTCCGGGTCGGTCAGCTGGTCTACGTGGCGTTCTCTCGCGATGAGACCGCGATGGAGTTCGCGTTCCCGAGAGAGGAGCGTGCGGCGCTGGTCGGCGGGTCCCCCGCCAAGTTCCGGATGCCGGATGACTCGGACTTGCGCTTCAACTGGGTGCGCGCCGACCTTTCATCGTTGGATCCGTCCGAGGCCCGCGAGCTCGTCGTCGATGCGTGGCGGATGGTCGTACCGAGAAAGGTGTCGCGAGCCTACGACCTGATGCACCCCGACGGCCCGGGCTGA
- a CDS encoding VWA domain-containing protein, whose product MQPNTPVSGSAPTRAAARAAQQRRRSLVLLGVILVLVVALIAVLGILFLRGASGGAPQEPVSTGECLPSSLRITADPAVAGALEAIVADLTGSRSDCPDVTIRAEDSSVTAAALAAGSAPDFDVWVPDSGMWPARATGQAELTGVDAAELVVGADVASTPVVFAATEATAAALETEDAGFSSLAGRSVAAVLPDPSTVAASSAALLALQTAVGGDARAFTALALGLDTGVVPTAADALAAASAATSPTIAVTTEQSLLEFGEDAKASLVPIYPADVKPAVSVPLVTLADASDGTRESVEALSAAVAKGSARLAEYGLRDAAGNAPDSATENAAEAGAAAEPIDSANQAEALRTWQMITAPSRMLSLNDVSGSMLQPATADMRRIDLFEQAAVRAINSLSADSSLATWVFSSRRIGGQDWQEIVPFGALGDPAHKQRTIDTANGLDSLVGGGTGLYDSVLAAVKYMRETYVPGQVNLVLLNTDGFNEDDEGLDLPGLLAELEKLRDPAKPVAVIAIGYGPDTDQAALEQIAAATDGAAYQALQPTDIGTVLVDAVTQRGCRPNCG is encoded by the coding sequence ATGCAGCCGAACACGCCCGTCAGCGGCAGTGCCCCGACTCGTGCGGCCGCGCGTGCCGCGCAGCAGCGGAGGCGCTCGCTGGTCCTCCTGGGCGTCATCCTCGTCCTCGTCGTCGCGCTCATCGCCGTGCTCGGCATCCTCTTCCTGCGTGGAGCCTCCGGTGGGGCCCCTCAGGAGCCGGTGTCGACCGGTGAATGCCTGCCGTCGAGTCTCCGCATCACCGCGGATCCCGCGGTCGCGGGAGCGCTCGAGGCGATCGTCGCCGATCTGACGGGATCTCGCTCCGACTGCCCCGACGTGACCATCCGGGCCGAAGACAGCTCGGTCACGGCCGCGGCACTCGCTGCGGGATCGGCTCCGGACTTCGACGTCTGGGTGCCCGACTCCGGGATGTGGCCGGCGCGGGCGACCGGCCAGGCGGAGCTCACGGGCGTGGATGCGGCGGAACTGGTCGTCGGCGCCGACGTGGCGAGCACTCCCGTGGTCTTCGCGGCGACCGAGGCGACCGCGGCCGCTCTCGAGACCGAGGACGCCGGGTTCTCGAGTCTGGCGGGTCGTTCGGTCGCCGCCGTACTGCCTGATCCGTCGACGGTCGCGGCGAGTTCCGCGGCGCTGCTCGCTCTGCAGACGGCCGTCGGCGGCGATGCGCGTGCGTTCACCGCGCTCGCGCTCGGCCTCGACACGGGCGTCGTTCCGACCGCCGCCGACGCGCTCGCCGCGGCATCCGCTGCCACCTCGCCGACGATCGCCGTGACCACGGAGCAGTCGCTGCTGGAGTTCGGCGAGGACGCGAAGGCCTCCTTGGTGCCGATCTACCCCGCCGATGTGAAGCCCGCCGTGAGCGTGCCGCTCGTGACGCTCGCCGACGCCTCGGACGGCACACGCGAGTCCGTCGAGGCTCTCTCCGCCGCTGTTGCGAAGGGCAGCGCCCGTCTCGCCGAGTACGGGCTGCGCGATGCGGCGGGCAACGCGCCGGACTCGGCCACGGAGAACGCCGCGGAAGCCGGTGCGGCAGCCGAGCCCATCGACAGCGCCAACCAGGCCGAAGCGCTGCGCACCTGGCAGATGATCACGGCGCCGTCGCGGATGCTCTCGCTCAACGACGTCTCGGGTTCCATGCTCCAGCCGGCAACGGCCGACATGCGGCGCATCGACCTGTTCGAACAGGCGGCCGTCCGCGCCATCAATTCGCTGTCGGCCGACTCGTCGCTCGCCACCTGGGTGTTCTCGAGCCGCCGGATCGGCGGACAGGACTGGCAGGAGATCGTCCCGTTCGGGGCATTGGGCGACCCGGCGCACAAGCAGCGCACGATCGACACGGCGAACGGGCTCGACAGCCTCGTCGGCGGCGGCACGGGACTGTACGACAGTGTGCTCGCGGCGGTGAAGTACATGCGCGAGACGTATGTCCCCGGTCAGGTCAACCTGGTCCTGCTCAACACCGACGGCTTCAACGAGGACGACGAAGGCCTCGACCTGCCGGGGCTGCTTGCGGAACTGGAGAAGCTCCGGGATCCGGCTAAGCCCGTCGCCGTCATCGCGATCGGCTACGGACCCGACACCGACCAAGCCGCCCTCGAGCAGATCGCCGCCGCCACCGACGGTGCGGCGTATCAGGCGCTGCAGCCGACGGACATCGGCACGGTGCTCGTCGACGCCGTCACGCAGCGCGGCTGCCGCCCGAACTGCGGCTAG